In the genome of Myroides phaeus, one region contains:
- the rlmD gene encoding 23S rRNA (uracil(1939)-C(5))-methyltransferase RlmD, with translation MTRKRTERIVFENVEVLDAGAKGVSVAKAPDGKVIFIPNVVPGDVVDVQTVKKRKAYYEGRAIKIHKFSEHRIDAVCEHFGACGGCKWQNMKYSQQLFYKNQEVFNNLKRIGKIELPEFEPILGSEETLFYRNKMEFSFSNARWLTPEEVASGEEMGKENALGFHIPKMWDKILDIKKCHLQEDPSNEIRNEIRRFANENGLSFFNPREQEGLLRTLMIRTASTGEVMVLIQFFHEDQEKRELLLNFLAERFPMITSLQYVVNGKANDTIYDQDVVLYKGRDYILEEMEGLKFSINAKSFYQTNSAQAYELYKITRDYAGLTGNELVYDLYTGTGTIAQFVSKAAKKVIGVEAVPEAIEDAKLNAERNNITNCDFFVGDMKNVFNDEFIGTHGHPDVIITDPPRDGMHKDVVEMILKIAPKRVVYVSCNSATQARDLALMDEKYKVIKVRPVDMFPQTHHVENVVLLELK, from the coding sequence ATGACAAGAAAAAGAACAGAAAGAATCGTATTCGAAAACGTAGAAGTCCTTGATGCAGGTGCAAAAGGCGTTTCGGTAGCTAAAGCTCCAGATGGGAAAGTAATATTTATTCCTAACGTAGTTCCGGGAGATGTGGTAGATGTGCAAACTGTAAAAAAACGCAAAGCGTATTATGAAGGTCGTGCTATCAAGATCCATAAATTTTCTGAACACAGAATTGACGCCGTTTGTGAGCACTTCGGAGCTTGTGGTGGATGTAAATGGCAAAATATGAAATACAGCCAACAGTTGTTTTACAAAAACCAAGAGGTTTTTAACAACTTGAAGCGTATTGGTAAAATTGAATTACCTGAATTCGAGCCTATTTTAGGTTCTGAAGAAACTTTATTTTACAGAAATAAAATGGAGTTCTCTTTCTCTAATGCTCGTTGGTTAACACCAGAAGAAGTAGCAAGTGGAGAAGAAATGGGTAAAGAGAATGCTCTTGGATTCCACATCCCTAAAATGTGGGATAAAATCTTAGATATCAAGAAATGTCATTTACAAGAAGACCCTTCTAACGAAATTCGTAACGAAATCAGAAGATTTGCTAATGAGAATGGGCTTTCATTCTTTAATCCTCGTGAACAAGAAGGTTTATTGCGTACATTAATGATTCGTACTGCATCTACTGGAGAAGTAATGGTATTAATCCAATTCTTCCACGAAGATCAAGAAAAGAGAGAGTTATTACTTAACTTCTTAGCTGAGCGTTTCCCAATGATTACTTCATTACAATATGTTGTAAACGGAAAAGCAAACGATACAATCTACGATCAAGATGTAGTATTATACAAAGGACGTGATTATATCTTAGAAGAGATGGAAGGACTTAAATTTAGCATCAATGCTAAATCGTTCTACCAAACAAACTCTGCTCAAGCTTACGAATTATACAAAATTACAAGAGATTACGCTGGATTAACAGGAAATGAGTTAGTATATGACCTTTACACAGGTACAGGAACTATTGCTCAGTTCGTTTCTAAAGCAGCTAAAAAAGTAATCGGTGTTGAGGCAGTTCCTGAAGCTATTGAGGATGCTAAATTAAACGCTGAGCGCAATAATATTACAAACTGTGATTTCTTTGTAGGAGATATGAAGAATGTGTTTAACGATGAGTTTATCGGTACACACGGGCATCCTGATGTAATTATCACTGACCCTCCTCGTGATGGAATGCACAAAGATGTAGTAGAAATGATCTTAAAGATTGCTCCTAAACGCGTAGTTTACGTAAGTTGTAACTCTGCAACACAAGCACGTGACTTAGCTTTAATGGATGAAAAATACAAAGTAATTAAAGTAAGACCGGTGGATATGTTCCCACAGACACACCACGTTGAAAACGTAGTATTACTTGAATTAAAATAA
- the msrA gene encoding peptide-methionine (S)-S-oxide reductase MsrA, whose translation MENTNNTKTAIFGGGCFWCTEAIFSNLNGVIEVLPGYIGGAKANPTYEEVCTGQTGHAEAIKITYNPSLINYNQLLEIFFSTHNPTTLNRQGEDVGTQYRSEIFYTDENQKELAKEYMHILSEEKVFVDPIVTKLSLAGVFYVAEDYHKNYFEKNGDKNPYCQLVVKPKVDKFKSKYSSKLK comes from the coding sequence ATGGAGAATACAAATAATACAAAGACAGCTATTTTTGGAGGAGGATGCTTTTGGTGTACTGAAGCTATTTTTAGTAATTTAAACGGAGTGATTGAAGTTTTACCAGGTTATATTGGAGGAGCAAAAGCCAATCCTACGTATGAAGAAGTTTGTACTGGGCAAACAGGACACGCAGAGGCAATAAAAATCACGTATAATCCATCCTTAATTAATTATAATCAATTATTAGAGATTTTCTTCTCTACACATAATCCAACTACCTTAAATAGACAAGGGGAAGATGTTGGTACACAATATAGAAGTGAAATATTCTATACAGATGAAAACCAAAAGGAATTGGCAAAAGAGTATATGCATATTTTGTCTGAGGAAAAGGTTTTTGTAGATCCGATTGTTACAAAGTTATCGTTGGCAGGAGTGTTTTACGTAGCGGAAGATTATCACAAGAATTACTTTGAGAAGAATGGAGATAAAAATCCTTATTGTCAATTAGTGGTTAAGCCAAAAGTTGATAAATTCAAGTCAAAATACAGTAGTAAATTGAAATAA
- a CDS encoding ABC transporter ATP-binding protein, with amino-acid sequence MIRAVNIHKFYDQLEVLKGVDLHIKKGEIVSIVGASGAGKTTLLQILGTLDQPSAQNGTSLFINNQDVLNLKDKEISKFRNLNLGFIFQFHQLLPEFTALENVCIPAFIAGKDKKETETEAKRLLEYLGLSHRVSHYPSELSGGEQQRVAVARALINKPQVIFADEPSGNLDTQSAENLHQLFFKLRDEFGQTFVIVTHNEDLANMADRKLTMVDGLIKIKETIND; translated from the coding sequence ATGATACGCGCAGTAAATATTCACAAATTTTACGACCAATTAGAAGTATTGAAAGGTGTAGACCTTCATATTAAAAAGGGAGAAATTGTTTCAATCGTTGGAGCTTCTGGTGCTGGTAAAACTACTCTACTTCAAATATTAGGTACTTTAGACCAACCTTCTGCTCAAAACGGAACAAGCTTATTCATTAACAATCAAGATGTTTTAAACTTAAAGGACAAGGAGATTTCTAAGTTCCGCAATCTAAACCTTGGTTTTATCTTTCAGTTTCACCAATTACTTCCTGAGTTTACTGCTTTAGAAAATGTATGTATTCCAGCTTTTATCGCTGGTAAAGATAAGAAGGAAACAGAAACTGAAGCTAAGCGTTTATTAGAGTATCTTGGGTTATCTCATCGTGTTTCTCACTACCCTTCTGAACTTTCCGGAGGTGAACAACAACGTGTTGCCGTTGCTCGTGCTTTAATCAATAAACCACAGGTAATCTTTGCAGACGAACCTTCTGGAAATTTAGACACACAATCTGCTGAAAACTTACACCAATTATTCTTCAAATTGCGTGATGAATTTGGACAAACATTTGTGATTGTAACGCATAATGAAGATTTAGCTAATATGGCTGATCGCAAGCTTACAATGGTAGATGGTTTAATAAAAATAAAAGAGACTATTAATGACTAA
- a CDS encoding retropepsin-like aspartic protease: MSLKKIVLAFFVLFSTMSSAQTIRLPYTDESGWMLVNLTVNDKEMTFLFDTGWDGLSIRGSLLDGYKKAGSIAAVDANNVLQDVAKMRVDSLKVGNYVFRNLPFTDLEQFPMLKDPIFDCYKIDGILGNVIYKDKVLEIDPIKKEIILEDFSRALELRILSDDFIHVASLNDQNPTRIVIPMAVGGMYRPFLVDTGDNGYLSVSRDRDMVKYIETLAVKSFLSYGSVGAFGLNKGLAKTQISVNGRVQLADRILNEQELAFSPSEGIYQIGVEFIKQFHMIYMADLQLLFLKQVRRYEGESNLNKFGYGIAYQEGKYIIAAISENEKVLKIGDEVITIDGVAISEICGYRKYFQIAKDTPKLGLKRGKKEFEY, translated from the coding sequence ATGTCTTTAAAAAAGATTGTATTAGCCTTTTTTGTGCTCTTTAGTACTATGTCTTCTGCTCAAACAATTCGCTTGCCTTATACGGACGAATCGGGTTGGATGTTGGTTAATTTGACCGTAAATGATAAAGAGATGACTTTTCTGTTTGACACCGGTTGGGATGGTTTATCTATTCGCGGTAGTTTGTTAGATGGATATAAAAAAGCGGGGAGTATTGCTGCTGTTGATGCGAATAACGTATTACAAGATGTGGCTAAAATGCGTGTAGATAGTTTAAAGGTTGGCAATTATGTTTTTCGCAATTTACCTTTTACAGACTTAGAGCAGTTTCCAATGCTGAAGGATCCTATATTTGATTGTTATAAGATTGATGGTATTTTGGGAAATGTGATTTATAAAGATAAGGTATTGGAAATAGATCCAATTAAGAAGGAAATTATCTTGGAGGACTTTTCAAGGGCTTTAGAGTTGCGTATATTGAGTGATGACTTTATTCACGTAGCAAGTTTAAACGATCAAAATCCTACGCGTATAGTTATCCCTATGGCTGTCGGAGGTATGTACCGTCCTTTTTTAGTGGATACGGGAGATAATGGGTATTTATCCGTATCACGAGATAGGGATATGGTGAAATACATTGAAACGTTAGCTGTCAAAAGTTTTCTAAGCTATGGAAGTGTAGGTGCATTTGGGTTGAATAAGGGCTTAGCAAAGACACAGATAAGTGTAAATGGTAGGGTCCAGCTTGCTGATCGTATACTTAACGAACAGGAATTAGCTTTTAGCCCTTCAGAAGGTATATATCAAATAGGAGTGGAGTTCATAAAACAGTTTCATATGATTTATATGGCCGATTTACAACTATTATTTTTAAAACAAGTTAGAAGATACGAGGGAGAATCTAATTTGAATAAGTTTGGTTACGGAATTGCTTATCAAGAAGGGAAGTATATTATAGCGGCTATCAGTGAGAATGAAAAGGTATTGAAGATTGGTGATGAAGTTATAACAATTGATGGTGTAGCAATAAGTGAGATATGTGGTTATAGAAAGTATTTTCAGATAGCAAAAGATACTCCTAAGTTAGGACTGAAAAGAGGGAAAAAAGAATTTGAATATTGA
- the kdsA gene encoding 3-deoxy-8-phosphooctulonate synthase: MDINKIPLIKNTDADNFFLLAGPCAIEGEEMAMRIAERIIKVTDDLKIPFVFKGSFKKANRSRIDSFTGIGDEKALKILQKVGKEFGVPTVTDIHEQSDAAMAAEYVDVLQIPAFLVRQTDLVVAAANTGKVVNLKKGQFMSPESMQHAVQKVLDCQNESVMVTDRGTMFGYQDMIVDYRGIPTMKQFATTVLDITHSLQQPNQTCGVTGGRPDLIETVAKAGIAVGVDGLFLETHFDPANAKSDGANMLHLDYFEDLMKKLVAIRQTVNKF; this comes from the coding sequence ATGGACATTAATAAAATCCCCCTAATTAAAAATACAGACGCAGATAACTTCTTCCTTTTAGCAGGACCTTGTGCTATTGAAGGAGAAGAAATGGCAATGAGAATTGCTGAGCGCATCATTAAAGTAACTGATGATTTAAAGATTCCTTTTGTATTTAAAGGTTCTTTTAAAAAAGCAAATAGATCTCGTATTGACAGCTTCACAGGTATTGGTGATGAAAAAGCACTTAAAATACTTCAAAAAGTAGGAAAAGAGTTTGGTGTACCAACGGTAACGGATATCCACGAACAAAGTGATGCTGCAATGGCGGCAGAATACGTTGATGTTTTACAAATACCTGCTTTCTTAGTTAGACAAACTGACTTAGTTGTAGCTGCAGCAAACACTGGTAAAGTAGTAAACTTGAAAAAAGGTCAATTTATGAGTCCTGAAAGTATGCAACACGCAGTACAAAAAGTTCTTGATTGCCAAAACGAGAGTGTGATGGTTACAGATAGAGGTACTATGTTTGGATACCAAGATATGATTGTTGATTACAGAGGTATTCCAACAATGAAGCAATTTGCTACAACTGTTTTGGATATTACACACTCTTTACAACAGCCAAACCAAACTTGTGGTGTAACTGGTGGACGTCCTGATTTAATCGAAACTGTAGCAAAAGCAGGTATCGCAGTAGGTGTTGATGGATTATTCTTAGAAACACACTTTGATCCAGCTAACGCAAAAAGTGACGGAGCGAATATGCTTCACTTAGATTATTTCGAGGATTTAATGAAAAAACTTGTGGCAATTCGCCAAACAGTGAACAAATTCTAA
- a CDS encoding nucleoid-associated protein produces MINLFNAHVETLSIHRVGNKSRNEAIFLSEEPYNLNDEIAPLLKEYFFKPFREKEENYYQFAHDVDLEFNEMYNLANEVFNAPSAENAHAVSQKITRHLFEQSNHPHIKNGEVYVAYLTNLSIDNNVVDAIGIFKSEIKTDFLQFQEKASNLEMVLQQGINLNKLDKGCIIFNYKKEEGYKILTIDSNKYDARYWLEHFLNVDIFQDEAFMTKKYLKFCQDFAKEVVLPAEDKKEEVMFMNRSVNYFAKNDEFEETNFLNEVIDNPDLAAEFKNYKVDKGEKYSIEDTTSFPIANNAVSDARKKLKNVINLDTNIQIKLDFINPESADKFVEKGWDEEKQMYYYLVYFNKEQKS; encoded by the coding sequence ATGATTAACTTATTTAATGCACACGTTGAAACTCTTTCTATTCATAGAGTTGGTAATAAAAGTAGAAATGAAGCTATCTTCTTATCTGAAGAGCCTTACAACTTAAATGATGAAATTGCTCCTTTATTAAAAGAGTACTTCTTCAAGCCTTTCCGTGAAAAAGAAGAAAACTATTATCAATTTGCACACGATGTTGATTTAGAGTTCAATGAAATGTACAATTTAGCAAATGAAGTATTTAACGCTCCTTCTGCTGAAAATGCGCACGCTGTATCTCAAAAGATAACACGTCATTTATTTGAGCAATCTAACCACCCTCATATTAAAAACGGAGAGGTTTATGTAGCTTATTTAACGAACTTGTCTATTGATAATAATGTGGTTGATGCAATAGGTATCTTTAAAAGTGAAATTAAAACAGACTTCTTACAGTTCCAAGAAAAGGCTTCTAACTTAGAAATGGTTCTGCAACAAGGAATTAACTTAAATAAGTTAGATAAAGGTTGTATCATCTTCAATTATAAAAAAGAAGAAGGGTATAAAATCTTAACTATTGATAGTAATAAATATGACGCTCGTTATTGGTTAGAGCATTTCTTAAATGTAGATATCTTCCAAGATGAGGCATTTATGACTAAGAAATACTTGAAGTTCTGTCAAGACTTTGCTAAAGAAGTTGTTTTACCAGCAGAGGACAAAAAAGAGGAAGTTATGTTTATGAATCGTTCTGTAAACTACTTTGCTAAGAACGACGAGTTTGAAGAAACTAACTTCTTAAATGAAGTAATTGACAATCCTGATTTAGCAGCTGAGTTTAAAAACTACAAAGTTGATAAAGGAGAAAAATATAGTATCGAAGACACAACTTCTTTCCCAATTGCAAACAATGCTGTTTCGGATGCAAGAAAGAAATTGAAGAATGTTATTAACTTAGATACCAATATTCAAATCAAGTTAGACTTTATCAATCCTGAAAGTGCAGATAAGTTTGTAGAAAAAGGATGGGATGAAGAAAAACAAATGTACTACTACTTAGTATATTTCAACAAAGAACAAAAATCTTAA
- a CDS encoding DUF4199 domain-containing protein: MKNFSIEFKWAALATLAALIWMFIIKSLGFHSIEKIRYEVAFELLFNILLTVFYWLGIRQKKYEFYNGIISWQRAFLSGLVICVMITFFFPLIQYITFYQVSPNFMNTFLEALTTQTNMSLEEAQKSASFDLFMRNGVTNNLSFGVIIVSIVSYFLQTKNMTPEAQRTITNRAEVVKVKKNKNKKK, translated from the coding sequence ATGAAGAATTTCTCTATTGAGTTTAAATGGGCTGCCCTTGCAACTTTAGCAGCATTAATTTGGATGTTTATCATTAAATCACTTGGTTTTCACAGCATTGAGAAAATTCGTTATGAGGTAGCTTTCGAGTTACTATTTAATATTTTACTTACTGTATTTTATTGGTTGGGAATTAGACAAAAGAAGTATGAGTTTTACAACGGTATTATTTCTTGGCAACGCGCTTTCTTGTCTGGATTAGTTATCTGTGTAATGATTACCTTCTTCTTCCCTCTTATCCAATACATTACCTTCTATCAGGTTTCTCCTAATTTTATGAACACCTTTTTGGAAGCTTTGACAACACAAACAAATATGTCGTTAGAAGAAGCTCAAAAAAGTGCCTCTTTTGATTTATTTATGAGAAATGGAGTAACGAATAACCTTTCATTTGGAGTAATTATTGTGTCTATTGTTTCATATTTCTTGCAAACTAAGAATATGACGCCTGAAGCACAACGTACAATTACAAACAGAGCAGAAGTAGTTAAAGTAAAAAAGAACAAAAACAAGAAAAAGTAA
- the ppk1 gene encoding polyphosphate kinase 1, which yields MNSNNNSTSKYRYVDREKSWLAFNERVLQEAGDATVPLLERLRFIGIFSNNLDEFFRVRYATIRRMTLTGQSNRKLGSGAVVKELLAQITARVIELQNESLRILHEVESKLEEEGIFMLNEKEINEKQQAFVKEFFLHEVAPDLVTIILSDLAEFPLLRDTHGYLVVKLALDEKLLEKHKTAKHKKGLLAVRYAIIEIPNIVNRFIELPSDEDKKYIIMLDDIIRYNLDSLFNIFDYKAESAYMIKVTRDAELDFDTDLHKSFVEKISSGVRDRREGAIVRFVYDSSMDDDMLDFLMENVEIELNDSIIPGGRYHNRRDYMGFPTTGRIDLTYPKQVPLAVPGLNLEDSIIQQIQKKDYLVYTPYQSFSYLVKFLREAALDPQVLSIKITLYRLAKNSQIISSLINAVKNGKKVVAQVELQARFDETSNIYYSELMQAEGIQLIFGVKGLKVHSKICVVERLENKKIKRYGFLSTGNFNESSAKIYTDVTLFTSHNSLMKDVSKVFEFLQVNYRVHKYKHLLVSPHYTRKGFYKLIEREIKNAKNGLPAYIWLKMNSLSDIKMIDKLYEASNAGVKIRLIIRGICSLIPGVPGMSENIEAISIVDRFLEHSRIYIFGNNNNPDIYISSADFMTRNLDERVEVTCPIYDEAIKQELIETFEIGWKGNYKTRIQSGDLSNKYRGFTGENKFHSQMEMYKYYQNKLKK from the coding sequence ATGAATAGCAATAATAATAGTACAAGCAAATACCGTTACGTTGACCGAGAGAAAAGCTGGTTAGCATTTAATGAACGTGTTTTACAAGAAGCAGGTGATGCAACTGTACCTTTGTTAGAGCGCTTGCGCTTCATCGGTATTTTTTCAAATAACTTAGATGAGTTTTTTAGAGTTAGGTATGCTACAATTCGTAGAATGACTTTAACAGGACAAAGCAATCGCAAGTTAGGTAGTGGAGCGGTAGTAAAAGAGTTATTAGCACAGATTACAGCGCGTGTGATTGAGTTGCAAAACGAAAGTTTACGCATATTACACGAAGTTGAGTCTAAACTGGAAGAGGAAGGTATCTTTATGTTGAACGAGAAAGAGATCAATGAGAAACAACAAGCGTTTGTCAAAGAGTTTTTCTTGCACGAGGTTGCTCCCGATTTAGTAACGATTATCTTAAGTGATTTAGCTGAGTTTCCATTGTTAAGAGATACACACGGATACTTAGTAGTTAAGTTGGCTTTAGATGAAAAATTGCTTGAAAAGCACAAGACCGCTAAGCACAAAAAAGGCTTGTTGGCAGTGCGTTATGCTATTATTGAGATTCCAAATATTGTCAATAGATTTATCGAGTTACCGTCAGATGAAGATAAGAAATACATCATTATGTTAGACGATATTATTCGTTATAATCTTGATTCCCTGTTTAATATCTTTGATTATAAAGCTGAATCGGCTTATATGATTAAGGTAACGCGTGATGCAGAGTTAGACTTTGATACAGATTTACACAAATCGTTTGTAGAGAAGATTTCAAGTGGTGTTAGAGATAGACGAGAAGGAGCTATTGTTCGCTTCGTTTATGATTCATCAATGGATGATGATATGCTTGATTTCTTGATGGAGAACGTTGAGATTGAGTTGAATGATAGTATTATTCCGGGAGGGAGATACCATAACCGCCGTGATTATATGGGGTTCCCAACTACGGGTAGAATCGACTTGACGTATCCTAAACAAGTGCCATTAGCTGTACCTGGCTTGAATTTAGAAGACAGTATTATTCAACAAATACAGAAGAAAGATTATTTGGTTTATACACCTTATCAATCGTTTTCTTATTTAGTGAAGTTCTTACGTGAGGCTGCTTTAGATCCACAGGTTTTATCTATTAAGATTACCTTATACCGATTGGCTAAAAACTCGCAGATTATTAGCTCATTGATTAATGCGGTTAAGAATGGTAAGAAAGTTGTTGCTCAGGTTGAATTACAAGCTCGATTTGATGAAACAAGTAATATCTATTACTCTGAATTAATGCAGGCGGAAGGAATTCAGTTGATTTTTGGAGTAAAAGGACTAAAAGTACACAGTAAAATTTGTGTGGTTGAACGTCTTGAAAATAAAAAGATTAAACGTTATGGTTTCTTGTCAACAGGTAACTTTAACGAAAGTAGTGCTAAGATATATACAGACGTAACACTATTTACAAGCCACAATTCGTTAATGAAAGATGTGTCTAAGGTATTTGAGTTCTTACAAGTAAATTATCGCGTACATAAATACAAACATTTGTTAGTTTCTCCACATTATACACGTAAAGGGTTTTACAAGTTAATTGAGAGAGAAATTAAGAATGCTAAAAATGGACTACCAGCATATATTTGGTTAAAAATGAATAGTTTGTCAGACATTAAAATGATTGATAAACTATACGAAGCAAGTAATGCAGGAGTTAAAATTCGCTTGATTATTAGAGGAATATGTTCGTTGATTCCGGGTGTACCAGGTATGAGTGAGAATATTGAAGCAATTAGTATTGTAGATAGATTTTTAGAACACTCACGTATATACATTTTTGGAAATAATAACAATCCAGATATCTATATATCTTCTGCAGATTTTATGACAAGAAATTTAGACGAGAGGGTAGAAGTTACTTGTCCGATTTATGATGAAGCTATCAAACAAGAGTTGATAGAAACCTTTGAAATTGGATGGAAAGGTAACTATAAGACAAGAATTCAATCAGGAGATTTGTCTAATAAATACAGAGGGTTTACTGGTGAAAACAAGTTTCACTCTCAAATGGAAATGTACAAATACTATCAAAATAAATTAAAAAAGTAA
- a CDS encoding TIGR02757 family protein translates to MTKTELKEFLDEKVILYNNPDFITDDPVQIPHLYSLKEDIEIAGFLSATIAWGNRKMIIKNAHKMMDLMGNSPYDFVLNHSESNLENLHDFVHRTFNGVDFMTFVKSLQNIYTNHGGLEAIFATDEYSVQQRISKFKKVFFEIEHPSRTEKHISDPLKGSAAKRINMYLRWMVRQDNAGVDLGIWKSISPSELSCPLDVHSGNMARKLGILTRKQNDGKALLELDTALRDFDPTDPVKYDFALFGLGAIEKF, encoded by the coding sequence ATGACTAAGACTGAACTTAAAGAGTTTTTAGACGAAAAGGTAATCTTGTACAACAATCCTGATTTTATTACAGATGATCCAGTACAAATCCCTCATCTTTACTCTTTAAAAGAAGATATTGAAATAGCTGGTTTTCTAAGTGCTACTATTGCTTGGGGAAACAGAAAAATGATTATTAAGAATGCACATAAGATGATGGACCTTATGGGAAATTCCCCTTATGATTTTGTGCTTAATCACAGTGAAAGCAACTTAGAAAATCTCCACGATTTTGTACATAGAACTTTTAATGGAGTGGACTTTATGACTTTTGTAAAGTCTCTTCAAAACATCTATACAAATCACGGGGGTTTAGAAGCCATATTCGCTACAGACGAATATTCTGTGCAACAAAGAATCTCTAAGTTTAAAAAGGTATTCTTTGAAATCGAACATCCTTCTCGTACGGAAAAGCATATCTCAGACCCATTAAAAGGTTCTGCTGCTAAGCGTATTAATATGTATTTACGTTGGATGGTAAGACAAGATAATGCGGGAGTTGATTTAGGTATTTGGAAGTCTATTAGTCCAAGTGAGCTTTCTTGTCCTTTAGACGTACATTCAGGTAATATGGCTCGTAAATTAGGTATTCTTACAAGAAAACAAAATGATGGAAAGGCACTCTTAGAGCTTGATACTGCTTTACGTGATTTTGATCCAACGGACCCAGTAAAATATGACTTTGCCTTATTTGGATTAGGCGCTATAGAAAAGTTTTAA
- a CDS encoding SixA phosphatase family protein, which produces MKKIILIRHAKSSWDTITDDLTRPISKRGIKDAHLVSDVLKEHLPNKSIIWTSPAKRAKETATIFCQNMDLSLECVIIREGLYTFEHSKLREEIKKCKNDHDALILFGHNDAITKFVNKFGSETFDNVPTSGVVVINFDTDDWGSIESGVTELTIFPRDLK; this is translated from the coding sequence ATGAAAAAAATAATCCTAATTAGGCATGCAAAATCAAGCTGGGATACGATAACAGATGATTTAACACGACCGATTTCTAAGAGGGGGATTAAAGATGCACATCTTGTGTCTGATGTTTTAAAAGAACATTTACCTAATAAGTCGATTATTTGGACGAGTCCAGCTAAAAGGGCAAAGGAAACAGCAACTATATTTTGTCAAAATATGGATTTGAGTTTGGAATGTGTTATAATTAGAGAAGGATTATACACTTTTGAGCACTCAAAGTTGCGTGAAGAGATCAAAAAATGTAAAAATGATCACGATGCGCTAATTCTTTTTGGCCATAATGATGCAATAACAAAATTTGTTAATAAATTTGGTAGCGAAACTTTTGATAATGTACCAACCTCAGGTGTTGTAGTGATAAATTTCGATACAGATGATTGGGGTAGTATAGAATCAGGGGTTACAGAATTAACCATTTTCCCAAGAGATTTAAAATAG
- a CDS encoding Ppx/GppA phosphatase family protein: protein MLNIKKYAAIDIGSNAMRLLIMNIIEEEGKETIFSKSSLIRVPVRLGQDAFTIGKISEESQERMVDAMKAFYLLMKVNKVERFMACATSAMRDASNGPEIVDRIYKESGIKISIIDGKKEAMIIASSDLKHFINSPNSILYIDVGGGSTEFTLFDKGKQINSKSFKNGTVRLLNNMVEESVWTDIEHWIKEETKGLENLIVIGSGGNINKIFKMSGKAQDKPLTYFYLHKQLVRLNTMSYEDRISVLGLNPDRADVIIPAIKIYNNAMKWSGAKYIYVPKIGVSDGIVKAIYHNKIKLDYQTI, encoded by the coding sequence ATGCTCAACATAAAGAAGTACGCTGCTATCGATATTGGTTCCAATGCAATGAGGTTGTTAATAATGAACATCATTGAAGAGGAAGGAAAAGAAACTATTTTTAGTAAGAGTTCTCTTATTAGGGTACCAGTGCGTTTAGGTCAGGATGCTTTTACAATTGGAAAGATTAGTGAGGAATCTCAAGAGCGAATGGTAGATGCTATGAAGGCTTTTTATTTGTTGATGAAAGTCAATAAAGTAGAACGCTTTATGGCTTGTGCTACAAGTGCGATGAGAGATGCTTCTAACGGACCAGAGATTGTTGATAGAATATATAAGGAATCAGGGATTAAGATTAGTATTATAGATGGGAAGAAAGAGGCTATGATTATTGCTTCTTCTGACTTAAAACACTTCATTAATAGTCCGAATAGTATTTTATACATTGACGTAGGTGGTGGAAGTACGGAGTTTACTTTATTTGATAAAGGAAAACAGATTAACTCTAAGTCGTTTAAAAACGGTACTGTTCGCTTGCTGAATAATATGGTAGAAGAAAGCGTTTGGACAGATATAGAGCATTGGATAAAAGAAGAGACTAAAGGGCTTGAGAATCTAATAGTAATTGGATCAGGTGGAAACATCAATAAGATCTTTAAGATGTCTGGTAAAGCACAAGATAAACCATTGACATACTTTTATTTACACAAGCAGTTGGTACGCTTAAATACTATGTCTTATGAAGATCGTATTTCGGTATTGGGATTAAATCCCGATCGTGCGGATGTTATTATTCCTGCGATTAAGATTTATAACAATGCTATGAAATGGAGTGGTGCTAAGTATATTTATGTTCCTAAAATAGGAGTGTCTGATGGTATTGTAAAAGCAATTTATCACAATAAGATTAAATTAGATTATCAAACGATATAG